The Vescimonas coprocola genome includes a window with the following:
- a CDS encoding PolC-type DNA polymerase III, translating to MREQIAFFDFFENFVPHRELRLLLHDAVVTGGALDVKRRALELDVAAGERIPEAAQTALEQLLSQQYGLHRLHLTIHDRKAEKKSGGTEVLLGKEIKGKPVSMTELNVKMGTAIVEGKVFAAECRETKRPGMWMLSFDMTDYQSSVTVRKYTEGQEALALQSAIAPGMWLRVQGQPELTRDGKDIQLKPYHIMKVPHEGRKDTAPEKRVELHLHTKMSNMDALTDTASVIKQAISWGHPAIAITDHGVAQSFPDAWHTAKGKIKILYGVEGYYVNNLDDRIAVHGPQDQNFADEIVCFDIETTGLKVEREAITEIGAVVLRNGEVAERFQTFVNPNRRLTPEIVGLTGITDAMLADAPQLKEALTSFLEFVGDRPLAAHNAEFDISFIRAGCRKVGLPFDPTYVDSLILAQNLLPELHKYKLDIVAEHLDLPAFNHHRASDDAAMVAYMLIPFFEKMERELGIHRLQEINGEMLKLRPQGSKTSRFPKHIIILAKNKLGLKHLYQLISASNLKYFKRVPIIPKTELITHREGLIIGSACEAGELFRAVTDHKDWAELKRIASFYDYLEIQPICNNLFMLRNGDVQSEEELREYNRTIVRLGEELHKPVCATGDVHFQEPEDEIYRHVLLASKKFPDADAPLPIYFKTTDEMLEEFSYLGEDKAYEVVVTNPRHIADLVEEIELLPPGQLFPPRLENSEEDLNRLVWDKCHELYGDQPPQLIVDRLNVELGSILGKYDVVYMSAQKLVQRSLENGYLVGSRGSVGSSLVAYMSGITEVNSLPPHYRCPKCRHSEFITDGSFGCGADMPDKVCPVCGEQYVKDGFDIPFETFLGYGGGKVPDIDLNFSGEYQARAHRHAVEMFGETQVFRAGTIGTLKDKTVYPFVKHYLEENGREVSRAEENRLIQGCVGVRRTTGQHPGGLVVVPDDMDVEDFTAVQHPADAEDADTITTHFEYHCMEDNLLKLDMLGHDDPTMIRMLEDLTGVNARQIPLDDPDTMSIFVSSKVLGFENDELLGPTGAVAIPEFNTRFTRGMLMDTLPKDFNTLVRLSGFSHGTDVWLGNARELIVSGTASVLETVGCRDDIMLYLISMGLDPKMSFKIMEAVRKGKVKKGGFQEGWVEAMQEHNVPQWYIDSLAKIGYLFPKAHAVAYVMMAFRIAWFKVHRPLAFYATFFTVRAKAFDAEYCCAGIDAVKQKIREIENNKDATAVEKNLMVTLEVCYEFYLRGFHFDTISIYDSDATAFKITENGLLPPFISVRGLGESAALDTVEKRKGKRFISVEEFSTCCNKLSKTHIEQLKALGSFAGMADTSQITLF from the coding sequence ATGAGGGAACAGATTGCATTTTTTGATTTTTTTGAAAACTTCGTGCCGCATAGAGAACTGCGACTGTTGCTTCACGACGCCGTCGTCACCGGCGGAGCGCTGGACGTGAAGCGGCGGGCGCTGGAGCTGGACGTGGCCGCCGGGGAGCGCATCCCGGAGGCGGCCCAGACGGCGCTGGAGCAGCTGCTGAGCCAGCAGTACGGCCTGCACCGGCTGCATCTCACCATTCATGACCGGAAGGCGGAGAAGAAAAGCGGCGGCACCGAGGTGCTGCTGGGCAAGGAGATCAAGGGCAAGCCCGTCTCCATGACGGAGCTGAACGTGAAAATGGGTACGGCCATCGTGGAGGGCAAGGTCTTTGCCGCCGAGTGCCGGGAGACCAAGCGTCCCGGTATGTGGATGCTGAGCTTCGACATGACGGACTATCAGAGCTCCGTCACCGTGCGTAAATATACCGAGGGACAGGAGGCACTGGCCCTACAGAGTGCCATCGCCCCCGGTATGTGGCTGCGGGTGCAGGGGCAGCCGGAGCTGACCCGTGACGGCAAGGACATTCAGCTCAAGCCCTACCATATCATGAAGGTTCCCCATGAGGGCCGCAAGGACACGGCCCCGGAGAAGCGGGTGGAGCTGCACCTGCATACGAAGATGTCCAACATGGACGCCCTGACGGACACGGCCTCCGTCATCAAGCAGGCCATCTCCTGGGGGCATCCCGCCATCGCCATCACCGACCACGGCGTAGCCCAGTCCTTCCCGGATGCATGGCACACCGCCAAGGGGAAGATCAAGATCCTCTACGGCGTGGAGGGGTATTATGTCAACAACCTCGACGACCGCATCGCCGTCCACGGTCCGCAGGATCAGAATTTTGCCGACGAGATCGTGTGCTTCGACATCGAGACCACGGGCCTGAAGGTGGAGCGGGAGGCCATCACGGAAATCGGCGCCGTGGTGCTGCGCAACGGTGAGGTGGCGGAGCGGTTCCAGACCTTCGTCAACCCCAACCGCCGCCTGACGCCGGAGATCGTGGGCCTGACGGGCATCACGGATGCCATGCTGGCCGACGCTCCCCAGCTGAAGGAGGCCCTGACGAGTTTTCTGGAGTTTGTGGGGGATCGCCCGCTGGCGGCCCACAACGCCGAATTTGACATCAGCTTCATCCGGGCCGGGTGCCGGAAGGTGGGCCTTCCCTTCGATCCCACCTATGTGGACTCCCTGATTTTGGCCCAGAACCTGTTGCCGGAGCTGCACAAGTATAAGCTGGATATTGTGGCGGAGCATCTGGATCTGCCCGCCTTCAACCACCACCGGGCCTCGGACGATGCGGCCATGGTGGCCTATATGCTGATCCCCTTCTTCGAGAAGATGGAGCGGGAATTGGGCATCCACCGCCTGCAGGAGATCAACGGGGAGATGCTGAAGCTGCGGCCTCAGGGCAGCAAGACCAGCCGCTTCCCCAAGCACATCATCATTCTGGCCAAGAACAAGCTGGGCCTCAAGCACCTGTATCAGCTGATCTCCGCTTCCAACCTGAAATACTTCAAGCGGGTGCCCATCATCCCCAAGACGGAACTCATTACCCACCGGGAGGGGCTGATCATCGGCTCGGCCTGCGAGGCGGGCGAGCTGTTCCGGGCGGTGACGGATCACAAGGATTGGGCGGAGCTCAAGCGCATCGCCTCCTTCTACGACTATCTGGAGATACAGCCCATCTGCAACAATCTCTTCATGCTGCGAAACGGCGACGTGCAGTCGGAGGAGGAGCTGCGGGAGTATAACCGCACCATCGTCCGGCTGGGGGAGGAGCTGCATAAGCCCGTCTGCGCCACCGGCGACGTGCATTTTCAGGAGCCGGAGGACGAGATCTACCGCCATGTGCTGCTGGCCAGCAAGAAGTTCCCCGATGCCGATGCGCCGCTGCCCATCTACTTCAAGACCACCGACGAGATGCTGGAGGAGTTCTCCTATCTGGGGGAGGACAAGGCCTATGAGGTGGTGGTGACCAATCCCCGCCATATTGCGGATCTGGTGGAGGAGATCGAGCTGCTGCCGCCGGGCCAGCTGTTCCCGCCGAGGCTGGAAAACTCCGAGGAGGACCTGAATCGTCTGGTGTGGGACAAGTGCCATGAGCTGTACGGCGACCAGCCGCCCCAGCTGATCGTGGACCGCCTGAATGTGGAGCTGGGCAGTATTCTGGGCAAGTACGACGTGGTGTATATGTCGGCCCAGAAGCTGGTGCAGCGGAGCCTGGAAAACGGCTATCTGGTAGGCTCACGAGGCTCTGTGGGCTCGTCGCTGGTGGCCTATATGTCGGGCATCACCGAGGTCAATTCCCTGCCGCCCCACTACCGCTGCCCCAAGTGCCGCCATTCGGAGTTCATCACCGACGGCAGCTTCGGCTGCGGCGCCGATATGCCGGATAAGGTCTGCCCCGTCTGCGGGGAGCAGTACGTCAAGGACGGCTTCGACATCCCCTTTGAGACGTTCCTTGGCTACGGCGGCGGCAAGGTGCCGGATATCGACCTGAACTTTTCCGGGGAATATCAGGCCAGAGCCCACCGCCACGCCGTGGAGATGTTCGGTGAGACGCAGGTGTTCCGGGCCGGTACCATCGGCACCCTGAAGGACAAGACGGTGTACCCCTTTGTCAAGCACTATCTGGAGGAGAACGGCCGGGAGGTGTCCCGTGCCGAGGAGAACCGCCTCATTCAGGGCTGCGTAGGCGTGCGGCGCACCACGGGCCAGCACCCCGGCGGTCTGGTGGTGGTGCCGGATGACATGGATGTGGAGGATTTCACCGCCGTGCAGCACCCGGCGGATGCCGAGGACGCCGATACCATCACCACCCATTTTGAATACCACTGCATGGAGGATAACCTCCTGAAGCTGGATATGCTGGGTCACGATGACCCCACCATGATCCGGATGCTGGAGGATCTTACCGGCGTCAACGCCCGCCAGATCCCGCTGGACGATCCGGACACCATGAGTATTTTCGTCTCCTCCAAGGTGCTGGGCTTTGAAAACGATGAACTGCTGGGCCCCACCGGTGCCGTGGCTATCCCGGAGTTCAACACCCGCTTCACCCGTGGGATGCTGATGGACACCCTGCCTAAGGACTTCAACACGTTGGTGCGTCTGTCCGGCTTCTCCCACGGTACGGATGTGTGGCTGGGCAACGCACGGGAGCTGATCGTCAGCGGTACCGCCTCCGTTCTGGAGACGGTGGGCTGCCGTGACGATATCATGCTGTATCTCATCTCCATGGGGCTGGACCCCAAAATGAGCTTTAAGATCATGGAGGCCGTCCGTAAGGGAAAGGTGAAAAAGGGCGGCTTTCAGGAGGGCTGGGTGGAGGCCATGCAGGAGCATAACGTCCCCCAGTGGTATATCGACTCGCTGGCCAAGATCGGCTATCTGTTCCCCAAGGCCCACGCCGTGGCCTACGTCATGATGGCCTTCCGCATCGCATGGTTCAAGGTCCACCGGCCGCTGGCCTTCTACGCCACCTTCTTCACCGTCCGGGCCAAGGCCTTCGACGCCGAGTACTGCTGCGCCGGTATCGACGCCGTGAAGCAGAAGATCCGGGAGATCGAGAACAACAAGGATGCCACCGCTGTAGAGAAGAATCTGATGGTGACGCTGGAGGTGTGCTACGAGTTCTATCTCCGTGGCTTCCACTTTGATACCATCAGCATCTACGACTCCGACGCCACCGCCTTCAAAATCACGGAGAACGGCCTGCTGCCGCCCTTCATCTCCGTCCGGGGACTGGGCGAGTCGGCAGCTCTGGACACCGTGGAAAAGCGCAAGGGAAAGCGCTTCATCTCGGTGGAGGAGTTCTCCACCTGCTGCAACAAGCTCTCCAAGACCCATATCGAGCAGCTGAAGGCGCTGGGCTCCTTCGCAGGCATGGCGGATACCAGCCAGATCACCCTGTTCTGA
- a CDS encoding 4'-phosphopantetheinyl transferase family protein produces the protein MVRYIQITQVPPERLALWRSWLSPQRRKRAERMPDDRETVCGEGLARELLAAALHCPPEEAPLRYDAQGKPMTDGLYLSISHSRELAACAVADRPVGLDVELVRPAPRRVWEHLSPEERIYAADDAAFFRLWTAKEALLKCRGGQFGQLREPAPFLTPEGFALPGYAFSPVQLPEGWTGTLCLAEKRT, from the coding sequence ATGGTGCGGTATATTCAGATCACGCAGGTGCCGCCGGAGCGTCTGGCCCTGTGGCGCAGCTGGCTGTCCCCTCAGCGGCGGAAGCGAGCCGAAAGGATGCCGGACGACCGGGAGACGGTCTGCGGCGAGGGACTGGCCCGTGAGCTGCTGGCGGCGGCGCTGCACTGCCCGCCGGAGGAGGCACCCCTACGATACGACGCACAGGGAAAGCCCATGACCGACGGCCTGTATCTCAGCATCAGCCACAGCCGTGAGCTGGCGGCCTGCGCCGTAGCGGACCGCCCGGTAGGGCTGGATGTGGAGCTGGTACGGCCTGCGCCCCGGCGTGTATGGGAGCACCTGTCCCCGGAGGAGCGGATCTATGCCGCCGATGATGCGGCGTTCTTCCGCCTGTGGACCGCCAAGGAGGCACTGCTGAAATGCCGTGGCGGCCAATTCGGGCAGCTGCGGGAGCCGGCGCCCTTCCTGACGCCGGAGGGCTTCGCCCTGCCGGGCTATGCCTTTTCCCCGGTGCAGCTGCCGGAGGGCTGGACAGGCACCCTGTGTCTGGCGGAAAAGCGGACATAG
- a CDS encoding YlmC/YmxH family sporulation protein — protein sequence MMERFSHLRRKEVINICDGRRLGFVGDLELKVPEGEVKALIVFGPCRFFGLFGRGEDFYVPWDCVQRFGDDIILIDKPFQRREEDKKRRRWG from the coding sequence ATGATGGAACGATTTTCGCACCTGCGGCGCAAGGAGGTCATCAATATCTGCGACGGGCGGCGACTGGGCTTCGTGGGGGATCTGGAGCTGAAGGTCCCGGAGGGAGAGGTCAAGGCCCTCATCGTGTTCGGCCCCTGCCGCTTCTTCGGCCTGTTCGGCAGGGGGGAGGATTTCTACGTCCCGTGGGACTGCGTGCAGCGGTTCGGGGACGACATCATCCTCATCGACAAGCCCTTCCAGCGGCGGGAGGAGGATAAAAAGCGCCGCCGCTGGGGCTAA
- the rpsB gene encoding 30S ribosomal protein S2 has product MANQNIVSMKALLEAGVHFGHQTRRWNPKMAPYIYTERNGIYIIDLQKTVKKLEEAYNFVRQLSENGQSLLFVGTKKQAQEAIKDEALRCNMYYVNARWLGGMMTNFKTMRTRIDRLNQLKAMQADGTFDMLPKKEVIKHLGEIEKLEKYLGGVKEMKKLPGALFIVDTRKERNAIAEAHRLGIPVVAIADTNCDPDEIDYPIPGNDDAIRAIKLISSIMANAMIEGRQGEQDEEAAAETAE; this is encoded by the coding sequence ATGGCAAACCAGAACATCGTATCCATGAAGGCCCTGCTGGAGGCCGGTGTCCACTTCGGCCACCAGACCCGCCGCTGGAACCCCAAGATGGCTCCCTACATCTACACGGAGCGCAACGGCATCTATATCATCGACCTGCAGAAGACCGTGAAGAAGCTGGAGGAGGCCTATAACTTCGTGCGCCAGCTGTCCGAGAATGGCCAGTCCCTGCTGTTCGTGGGTACCAAGAAGCAGGCGCAGGAGGCCATCAAGGACGAGGCCCTGCGCTGCAATATGTACTATGTCAACGCCCGCTGGCTGGGCGGCATGATGACCAACTTCAAGACCATGCGCACCCGTATCGACCGTCTGAACCAGCTCAAGGCCATGCAGGCCGACGGCACCTTCGATATGCTGCCCAAGAAGGAAGTCATCAAGCACCTGGGCGAGATCGAAAAGCTGGAGAAGTATCTGGGCGGCGTGAAGGAAATGAAGAAGCTGCCCGGCGCTCTGTTCATCGTGGACACCCGTAAGGAGCGCAACGCCATCGCTGAGGCCCATCGTCTGGGCATCCCCGTTGTGGCCATCGCTGATACCAACTGCGATCCCGACGAGATCGATTACCCCATCCCCGGCAACGACGACGCCATCCGTGCCATCAAGCTGATCTCCTCCATTATGGCCAATGCCATGATCGAGGGCCGTCAGGGCGAGCAGGATGAGGAAGCCGCCGCCGAGACCGCTGAATAA
- the tsf gene encoding translation elongation factor Ts: MAFTAADVKNLREMTGVGMMDCKKALTETDGDMDKAVEYLREKGLAKAAKKAGRIAAEGVSYALVENGVGALVEVNCETDFCAKSAPFVAFVKDIAKVVADNDPADVDTLMNCKYPGTELTVSETMPEKVMSIGENLQIRRFVRFAENTSVGYVHAGGKIGVLVNLAVEGGVDATEIGKNVAMQIAALNPRFWDKSQVTEDVLAEEKKVALALMDSDPKMASKPAQVKEKIVMGKMNKFYEENCLLQMEFVRGDLFSGTVEQYIADAGKKLGGSVKFLTAVRYQTGEGIEKKEENFAAEVAAQMNQGK; this comes from the coding sequence ATGGCTTTTACTGCTGCTGATGTTAAGAACCTGCGTGAGATGACCGGCGTGGGTATGATGGACTGCAAGAAGGCACTGACCGAGACCGACGGCGATATGGACAAGGCCGTGGAGTATCTGCGTGAGAAGGGTCTGGCCAAGGCCGCCAAGAAGGCCGGCCGCATCGCCGCCGAGGGCGTGTCTTACGCTCTGGTGGAGAACGGCGTGGGCGCACTGGTGGAGGTCAACTGCGAGACCGACTTCTGCGCCAAGAGCGCTCCCTTCGTGGCCTTCGTCAAGGACATCGCCAAGGTGGTGGCCGACAACGATCCCGCCGACGTGGATACCCTGATGAACTGCAAGTATCCCGGCACTGAGCTGACCGTGTCCGAGACCATGCCCGAAAAGGTCATGTCCATCGGTGAGAACCTGCAGATCCGCCGCTTTGTCCGCTTTGCCGAGAACACCAGTGTGGGCTATGTCCATGCCGGTGGCAAGATCGGCGTGCTGGTGAATCTGGCCGTGGAGGGCGGCGTGGATGCCACCGAGATCGGCAAGAACGTTGCCATGCAGATCGCCGCTCTGAATCCCCGCTTCTGGGACAAGTCTCAGGTCACCGAGGATGTGCTGGCCGAGGAGAAGAAGGTGGCTCTGGCCCTGATGGATTCCGACCCCAAGATGGCCTCCAAGCCCGCTCAGGTGAAGGAGAAGATCGTCATGGGCAAGATGAACAAGTTCTACGAGGAGAACTGCCTGCTGCAGATGGAGTTCGTCCGTGGCGACCTGTTCTCCGGCACCGTGGAGCAGTATATCGCCGACGCCGGCAAGAAGCTGGGCGGCAGCGTGAAGTTCCTGACTGCCGTCCGCTATCAGACCGGCGAGGGCATCGAGAAGAAGGAAGAGAACTTCGCCGCCGAGGTGGCTGCCCAGATGAATCAGGGCAAGTAA
- the rpmB gene encoding 50S ribosomal protein L28, with amino-acid sequence MAKCEFCDKGVTFGIKVSHSHRRSNRPWKPNVKRVKAVINGTPRHVYVCTRCLRSGKVTRAI; translated from the coding sequence ATGGCTAAGTGCGAATTTTGCGACAAGGGCGTGACCTTCGGCATCAAGGTCTCTCACTCCCACCGGCGTTCCAATCGTCCCTGGAAGCCCAATGTCAAGCGTGTTAAGGCGGTTATCAATGGCACGCCTCGCCATGTGTATGTTTGTACCCGGTGCCTGCGTTCCGGCAAGGTTACCCGTGCGATCTGA
- the hprK gene encoding HPr(Ser) kinase/phosphatase gives MADKVKRTPAKLSKLVEDFDMEIVCRGSDYDQRTVSISDMNRPALQLVGFYDYFEPKRLQVFGKSEMTFLKAMKLEDRRRVFDNLLRCEIPALIIARNMEIFPELLEIARKHGRTLLRSELNTVELTSQIIDYLNRALAPQITRHGVLMNINGQGVLLLGESGIGKSETAIELLKRGHRLVADDAVEIRRVSDSLYGTAPELIRHYIEIRGIGVIDVQQLFGMGSVQFDTELDLVVQLEKWVDGKFYDRLGLGEEMYSILGVKLPYMIIPVRPGRNLAGIVEIATMKNRQMKFGYNPARDFVDRVDRQIDALTRQSEEQK, from the coding sequence ATGGCAGATAAGGTGAAGCGCACCCCCGCCAAGCTCAGTAAGCTGGTGGAGGATTTTGACATGGAGATCGTGTGCCGGGGCAGCGACTATGACCAGCGCACGGTGAGCATTTCCGATATGAACCGCCCGGCCCTGCAGCTGGTGGGCTTTTACGACTACTTCGAGCCCAAGCGCCTGCAGGTGTTCGGCAAGTCTGAGATGACCTTCCTCAAGGCCATGAAGCTGGAGGACCGCCGCCGGGTGTTCGACAACCTGCTGCGCTGCGAGATACCGGCCCTCATCATCGCCCGGAACATGGAGATCTTCCCCGAGCTGCTGGAGATTGCCCGGAAGCACGGTCGCACGCTGCTGCGTTCCGAGCTGAACACCGTGGAGCTGACCAGCCAGATCATCGACTACCTGAACCGGGCGCTGGCCCCCCAGATCACCCGCCACGGCGTGCTGATGAACATCAACGGGCAGGGCGTGCTGCTGCTGGGGGAATCCGGCATCGGCAAGAGCGAAACGGCCATCGAGCTGCTGAAGCGAGGCCACCGTCTGGTGGCGGACGACGCCGTGGAGATCCGGCGGGTGTCCGACTCCCTCTACGGCACGGCCCCGGAGCTGATCCGCCACTACATCGAGATCCGTGGCATCGGCGTCATCGACGTGCAGCAGCTGTTCGGCATGGGCTCCGTGCAGTTTGATACGGAGCTGGACCTTGTGGTGCAGCTGGAGAAGTGGGTGGACGGCAAGTTCTATGACCGCCTGGGTCTGGGGGAGGAGATGTATTCCATTCTGGGCGTCAAGCTGCCGTATATGATCATCCCCGTCCGGCCGGGCCGAAATCTGGCCGGCATCGTGGAGATCGCCACCATGAAGAACCGGCAGATGAAGTTCGGCTATAACCCGGCCCGGGATTTCGTGGATCGGGTAGACCGCCAGATCGACGCCCTGACCCGGCAGAGTGAGGAGCAGAAATGA
- a CDS encoding ROK family protein, with product MNYIGIDIGGTNLKAGLVNDEGSILAMEKRKIAEISDQKALVEALVALTQSLTERGGLTPEQIRSVGVGVPGAVEIHSGAVLYTCNLPLRNVPLRKLFHRYLPYPLYVENDANCAALAEYYAGAGKGSKRFVTITLGTGVGAGILHNGQIYHGANGMAGEVGHMSIVYHGEPCPCGRRGCWERYASASALKRLTARAMEEHPGSILCRVVAENNGKVSGQSAFIAAREGDPVGQSVCDEYIGYLAAGVTNVVNIFQPDTLAIGGGVSNESDEQLLLPLRRLVEQESIPCNRDKRTRIVKAQLGNNAGIIGAALLGKRKLRK from the coding sequence ATGAACTACATCGGCATTGACATCGGCGGCACCAACCTGAAGGCGGGGCTGGTGAACGACGAGGGCAGCATCCTCGCTATGGAAAAGCGCAAAATTGCCGAGATATCCGATCAGAAAGCACTGGTGGAGGCACTGGTGGCGCTGACTCAGAGCCTGACGGAGCGGGGCGGCCTGACGCCGGAGCAGATACGTTCCGTGGGCGTGGGCGTGCCGGGAGCGGTGGAGATCCACTCCGGTGCGGTGCTGTACACCTGCAATCTGCCCCTGCGGAACGTCCCCCTCCGCAAGCTCTTCCACCGGTATCTGCCCTACCCCCTGTATGTGGAGAACGACGCCAACTGTGCGGCGCTGGCGGAATACTACGCCGGAGCCGGCAAGGGCAGCAAGCGCTTTGTCACCATCACGCTGGGGACCGGCGTGGGAGCGGGCATCCTCCACAACGGACAGATCTATCACGGCGCTAACGGCATGGCCGGCGAGGTGGGCCACATGAGCATCGTCTACCACGGGGAGCCCTGTCCCTGCGGCCGCAGAGGCTGCTGGGAGCGCTACGCCTCCGCCAGCGCCCTGAAGCGCCTGACGGCACGGGCTATGGAGGAGCATCCCGGCAGCATCCTGTGCCGGGTGGTGGCCGAGAACAACGGCAAGGTATCGGGCCAGTCGGCCTTTATCGCCGCACGGGAGGGCGACCCCGTGGGCCAAAGCGTCTGCGACGAGTACATCGGCTATCTGGCGGCGGGAGTCACCAACGTGGTGAACATCTTCCAGCCGGATACGCTGGCCATCGGCGGCGGCGTCAGCAACGAGAGCGACGAGCAGCTGCTGCTGCCCCTGCGGCGGCTGGTGGAGCAGGAGAGCATCCCCTGCAACCGGGACAAACGCACCCGGATCGTCAAGGCCCAGTTGGGCAACAACGCCGGGATCATCGGTGCCGCTCTGCTGGGAAAACGAAAATTACGGAAATAG
- the murB gene encoding UDP-N-acetylmuramate dehydrogenase, with product MCWYEQLDEKVREYLPDMTMEREVPLSRHTSFRIGGPARRMAFPTSREQLVILMGLAETCGVKPFLLGRGTNLLVDDRGLDTLVIKTAEHMTAVRQLDEVTLEADAGILLNHLAVYAQQHGLSGLEFAHGIPGTLGGAVCMNAGAYGGEMRQVVTEVTALLPEGVRRFTAEEAAFGYRHSAFLDTEAVVLGARLRLTPDDPAAIRQRMDDLMARRRQSQPLEYPSAGSTFKRPEGYFAGTLIEQTGLKGLTVGGAQVSTKHAGFVINVGGATSADVEELIRQVQQAVYAAHGVHLEPEVRIVR from the coding sequence ATGTGCTGGTATGAGCAGCTGGATGAAAAAGTGCGGGAGTACCTGCCGGATATGACCATGGAGCGGGAGGTCCCCCTCAGCAGGCACACCTCCTTCCGCATCGGCGGCCCCGCCCGGCGGATGGCCTTCCCTACCAGCCGGGAGCAGCTGGTGATCCTCATGGGACTGGCGGAGACCTGCGGCGTGAAGCCGTTCCTGCTGGGCCGTGGCACCAATCTGCTGGTGGACGACCGGGGGCTGGACACGCTGGTCATCAAGACGGCGGAGCATATGACGGCGGTGCGGCAGCTGGACGAGGTGACGCTGGAGGCGGACGCCGGCATCCTGCTGAACCATCTGGCGGTGTATGCTCAGCAGCACGGCCTGTCGGGTCTGGAGTTCGCCCACGGCATCCCCGGCACCTTAGGCGGGGCCGTATGTATGAACGCCGGAGCCTACGGCGGCGAGATGCGTCAGGTGGTGACGGAGGTGACGGCGCTGCTGCCGGAGGGCGTGCGGCGCTTCACGGCCGAGGAGGCGGCCTTCGGCTATCGACACAGCGCCTTTCTGGATACGGAGGCGGTGGTGCTGGGCGCCAGACTGCGCCTGACCCCCGACGATCCCGCCGCCATTCGGCAGCGGATGGATGATCTCATGGCCCGCCGCCGCCAGTCCCAGCCGCTGGAGTATCCCAGCGCCGGCAGCACCTTCAAGCGGCCGGAGGGCTACTTCGCCGGGACACTCATCGAACAGACGGGCCTGAAGGGCCTGACGGTAGGCGGAGCGCAGGTTTCCACCAAGCACGCAGGCTTTGTCATCAACGTGGGCGGCGCTACCAGCGCCGACGTGGAGGAGCTGATCCGGCAGGTGCAGCAGGCGGTGTACGCCGCCCACGGTGTGCATCTGGAGCCGGAGGTGCGGATCGTCCGCTGA
- the rapZ gene encoding RNase adapter RapZ, whose amino-acid sequence MEILIITGLSGGGKSRAASYLEDIGYYTVDNLPAEMMVKFADFCAGSSGRYDRVALVYDVRSGEPTDILIETLERLKASGVNCRMLFLEADNQTIVNRYKETRRMHPLQKKGESVEQAIRREREWMQPVRDHADFVLDTSALSIAKLRSELLDLFGQQGDRGGLAVNVLSFGFKHGIPIEADLVFDVRFMPNPYYVPELKNKTGLDQAVRDFVFSFRQTNDFMEQLEKMLTFLLPLYAEEGKSALVIAIGCTGGHHRSVAVAHELAEYITEEGYQVTENHRDISR is encoded by the coding sequence ATGGAAATTCTGATCATCACGGGGCTGTCCGGCGGCGGCAAGAGTCGGGCGGCCTCCTATCTGGAGGATATCGGCTACTACACGGTAGATAATCTGCCGGCGGAGATGATGGTGAAGTTTGCCGACTTCTGCGCTGGGTCCAGCGGTCGATATGACCGGGTGGCGCTGGTGTACGACGTCCGCTCCGGGGAACCCACGGACATTCTCATCGAGACGCTGGAGCGCCTGAAGGCCAGCGGCGTCAACTGCCGGATGCTGTTTCTGGAGGCGGATAACCAGACCATCGTCAACCGCTATAAGGAGACTCGCCGGATGCACCCCCTGCAAAAGAAGGGCGAAAGTGTGGAGCAGGCCATCCGCCGGGAGCGGGAGTGGATGCAGCCGGTGCGGGACCATGCGGATTTCGTGCTGGACACCTCCGCCCTCTCCATCGCCAAGCTCCGCAGCGAGCTGCTGGACCTGTTCGGCCAGCAGGGGGATCGGGGAGGATTGGCCGTCAACGTCCTGTCCTTCGGCTTCAAGCACGGCATCCCCATCGAGGCGGATCTGGTGTTCGATGTGCGCTTCATGCCCAACCCCTACTATGTGCCGGAGCTGAAGAATAAAACGGGACTGGATCAGGCGGTGCGGGACTTTGTGTTTTCCTTCCGCCAGACCAATGATTTCATGGAGCAGCTGGAGAAGATGCTGACCTTCCTGCTGCCCCTGTACGCCGAGGAGGGCAAGTCCGCACTGGTCATTGCCATCGGCTGTACCGGCGGCCACCATCGCTCCGTGGCGGTGGCCCATGAACTGGCGGAGTACATCACGGAGGAAGGGTATCAGGTCACGGAAAACCATCGGGACATCTCCCGATAA